The following nucleotide sequence is from Amia ocellicauda isolate fAmiCal2 chromosome 14, fAmiCal2.hap1, whole genome shotgun sequence.
TCAGACTTTGCTTATATAAATACAGCCTGGGGTGGGAGGGGGGCTCTGCTGGGTCAGCGGTCTCTTGTTTGACACAGAGACATATGCTatactggacacacacacacacacaataacacactcAGACCACCCtaacaaatcaaaataacatCAATCAGAGTAagtgatggactggtgtccatgggtgtattcctgccttgcgccctatacctgccgggatcggctttGGCTTCCCCGTGTCCCTCACctggataagcggtttcgaaaatggatggatggatggatggatggatggatggatcaatcagtgacattttaataatacatgAGATAACAAGAATACAAAAACATTAtgcattgattgattaattaatattgttattatcaataatatctgtaaaaatatatattcttataaATAGAGTGAAAGaggggaaagaaagagagagagagagagagagagagagagagagagagagaggagacaccTATCTCTCCCCTCctcatgtataattatataatgtatatatatgtataatataaaccAGCCACAAGACTGACAGACGCTAGACACACCTGTAGagtggacagacagagaggacagGGACACCCTAGGGGGGGCAGGACAGACGGACAGCACTAACCTgcgagagagatggacagtgccACTGCTCTGGAGATGATTAGTGATGAGAGaggaaaacagagagagagagaagggagggtGGAGGGTGGAGGGCAGAGGGCAGAGGGCggtgcagagggagagagagagagagagagagagagagagagagagagagagagagagagagagcacagtgAGTGAGTCTGCCTGAGCCCTGTGCTTTGCTTCCACCGTGTGGAGAAAGTCAGgaactttttctatttttattagtagtagccctgttctcttgcaagatctttattattattatgattattatgattattatgattattattattattttaatgtacatcTAAGTACTGgtcacacacttctacacaccatACTTCACACAGGTTCATCATGATACCAATTACAATGCTTGTGCTTTGTGCACGGACAGGatcaataattaattattaataatcaatCGAAAACTCAAAACATCCCGTTGACAACAAGGGAGGAACCCTCACAATTCCATTACTAACTTTAAttttttaactttaacattattatttactaCTACTGTTAGTAATACTAATAATCATActaacaacaacagaaacaacaacattCTCCTAAAGCTTATATTACATTACACTTACTTGTAGTAACCTATATACTATGACTATAAATATGAACACATCTAATTTACAGGGGGCGTGTTGTTTGGGATGAGAGTGAAGAGAGTCCTTatggtctctgtgtgtgtttgtgtgtatactaTACCCTGTGTGGTGCTGttaatttccattttaataCACTATTCACTCGTTTCCTGAAGGTGTTGGACACAGTGAGAGTCATGGGGACCAATGAGAGAGGAGCACAGTGCCCAGTGAGAGTCACAGGGACCAATGAGAGAGGAGCACAGTGAGAGTCAAGGGGACCAATGACAGAGCAGCACAATGAGAGTCATAGGGACCAATGAGAGAGGAGCACAGTGCCCTGTTAGAGTCAAGGGGACCAATGAGAGAAGTGCACAGTGAGAGTCAAGGGGACCAATGAGAGAGGAGCACAGTGAGAGTCTAGGGACCAATGAGAGAGGAGCACATCATCAATATTACATTAGCCTTTATAATTAGAATGACCGAGAGATCACAGAGACTTTATCGTGTCAAAAATGGCCAACAAAGACAAAGAGGATTACGAATGTGTTATAAGCCTTTATTTGATGTCATTATTACACTGCAACGGGACTCCATTTGGCAACGGTGTCAGTAACGCcttatttaaatgtgaaatgtcTTTCCGTTTAAAGACCCTAACCCGTGTCAGAGTGCCCTGGTGAACAGGACGCCACACGGTCACCACAGACTGGAATAATAGCCCTAGACAAAGACAGTGCTCCATAGCCGCAGTCTTCGGTGTTTTCCGGTGAGTGTTGAGACATCACACCCTGAAGATCTCTCCTGGGGTGAGACAGCAGCCATGGCTGTGGTGAAGCTGCCTCTGGGAAGCTTTTAAACTGACTGGAAAGATGGAGGGAACAGAGACATCGCAGACACATATGTTTTTTTAGGGTGGGCAGCATCAGTGTGGGGGTCACAGCAGGGTGAAGGTGATGAGGGGGGGGCGCTTGGGCTGCAGGATCAGGGTGTACTTGGTGTCGATGTCTGCGCGAGACGAAACATCCAGGCGGAAGTTCAGCAAAATctggaaagaaacaaagaaaactgaactgaactgtagTACtttctgcctgtctgcctgtctgtctgtctgcccgtctatctgtctctgtctgcctgcgtcttcctgtctgtctgtgtctacctgcctgtgttttcctgtctgtctgtgtctacctgcctgtgttttcctgtctgtctgtctgtgtctgcccatctatctgtctctgtctgtgtctgtgtctgtctgtctgtctgcctgcctgtgtctgtccatctgtccgCCTGTCCAtccacctgtctgtctgtctgtctgcctgtccatCCGTccacctgtctgtctgcctgtgtgtgtgtttctgtgtccgtctgcctgtctgtctgtgtctcactCACATGCAGCAGTAGAAGCTGCATCTCGTTCTCCGCGATGCGTCGCCCCACGCACTGCCGCGCCCCAAACCCGAACGCCAGCGAGCGGAAGGCCGAGCCGTCCCCCCTGGTCCCATCCCCTGCTGTGGCCCCGTAGCCCCCCGCCCAGCGGCCTGGGTCGAAGCGTGCCGGGTCAGGGAACACCCTTTCGCTGTGGCCCAGCGGGTACAGACACGCCTGGACCagggtctgagagagagagagaggtgggggggtaattgtgtgtagttgtgtttatttgtgtacaGCTGTGCAGTTGTGTGCTGTTGTTTCTCACCCCGGCTGGAATGTGGTAGTTCTGCAGCACAACATCTCTGATAGGGTAACGCTGTACTGTGATACCCACTGGATACAGcctgagagaaggagagagaggagagatctCAATATGCATTACTGTACTTCaacactgtatgtgtgtgagcatgtgtgagcgtgtgtgtgtgagcgtgtgtgagtgtgtgagaccTCTGACCTGAGCGTCTCCTTCACAGTGCCCTTGAGCAGCGGCACCCCCTGCAGTGTCTGTGCAGCGTGGCCCCCCGCCCGCGCATATGAGCCCTGCGCCTGCGCACGCACTGCCTCCTGAACGCCAGGGTTACGGGCCAGTTCAAACAGAGCGAACTGCAGCGGCACGgcggtctgagagagagagagaggggtcaaCAATCACACAATGCACtgagcagagagacacacagacacacacacacccatggacagacagacacacggacacacagaccGTTCTCACCGTGTCGACACCCCCCACCATGAGCTCTGTGATGTTGGCCTTGATGAGCTCCAGTGacagctgccccccccccagcagTTCCCCCAGCACCCCCTGGTAatgcccacccccaccccccatcttCAGGCGCTGGTACCCCCTCTGGATACGAGTGTCCGCTGCacagagtaagagagagagagagagaaagagagtgagagtgagagtgagagtgagagagtgagagagagccaTGACCTGAGTGTGGtcactacactcacctaaaggattattaggaacaccatactaataccgtgtttgaccccctttcgccttcagaactgccttaattctacgtggcattgattcaacaaggtgctgaaagcattccttagaaatgttggcccatattgataggacagcatcttgcagttgatggagatttgtgggatgcacatccagggcacgaagctcccgttccaccacatcccaaagatgctctattgggttgagatctggtgactgtgggggccagtttagtacagtgaactcattgtcatgttcaagaaaccaatttgaaatgattcgacctttgtgacatggtgcattatcctgctggaagtagccatcagaggatgggtacatggtggtcataaagggatggacatggtcagaaacaatgctcaggtaggctgtggcatttaaacgatgcccaattggcactaaggggcctaaagtgtgccaagaaaacatcccccacaccattacaccaccaccaccagcctgcacagtggtaacaaggcatgatggatccatgttctcattctgtttacgccaaattctgactctaccatctgaatgtctcaacagaaatcgagactcatcagaccaggcaacatttttccagtcttcaactgtccaattttggtgagcttgtgcaaattgtagcctctttttcctatttgtagtggagatgagtggtacccggtggggtcttctgctgttgtagcccatccgcctcaaggttgtacgtgttgtggcttcacaaatgctttgctgcatacctcggttgtaacaagtggttatttcagtcaaagttgctcttctatcagcttgaatcagtcggcccattctcctctgacctctagcatcaacaaggcattttcgcccacaggactgccgcatactggatgtttttcccttttcacaccattctttgtaaaccctagaaatggttgtgcgtgaaaatcccagtaactgagcagattgtgaaatactcagaccggcccgtctggcaccaacaaccatgccacgctcaaaattgcttaaatcacctttctttcccattcagacattcagtttggagttcaggagattgtcttgaccaggaccacacccctaaatgcattgaagcaactgccatgtgattggttggttagataattgcattaatgagaaattgaacaggtgttcctaataatcctttaggtgagtgtatatgtatacaagTGTGTATTACAGTAAGGTACAACACAACAGCAGAGCACAGAACTACACCacagcagaaaacaaaacacagcccAGCCCCTCACCGTGAGTGAAGATGTGGTCCCAGGCGGCAAGGTGCTCTCTCCACAGGGGGCCGGCAAGCAGCGGCAGCAGCGGGGGGGGCAGGTACAGTAGGGGGGACGTGGTCTCCAGCATCCGCTCCACCGCCCAGATGAAGCGCTGCGCCTCGGGGCTGGGGGGGTCGCTTAGCAGGCCGATGCGTTCGCCGTACAGCACCATGCAGATCGCTGGCGGGGAGAGTACGGAcagtcagtgtgccagtcagtcagtcagtgtgccggtcagtcagtgtgccagtcagtctgtctgtgtgtcagtcagtcagtctgtgtgtcagtcagtctgtgtgtcagccagtgtgtcagtgtgtcagccagtgtgtcagtgtgtcagtcagtcagtcagtctgtgtgtcagtcagtgtgccagtcagtctgtgtgtcagtcagtgtgtcagtgtgtcagtcagtcagtgtgacagtcagtgtgtcagtcagtcagtctgtgtgtcagtcagtctgtgtgtcagtcagtcagtcagtcagtctgtgtgtcagtcagtctgtgtgtcagccagtgtgtcagtgtgtcagtcagtcagtgtgtcagtcagtcagtttgtgtgtcagtctgtgtgtcagtcagtctgtgtgtcagtcagtctgtctgtgtatcaGGCAGTCAGTGTGTTGGACACTCACACTCCAGGGCGTATCTGAAGAGGTCAGGGCTGAGGTCAAGGGTCAGCTGTGCCCCCCTGCCCTCTCGCTCCACCCTCCCCCGCAGACGAGACGCAAAATCCCCCGCAACCTCCGCCAGCTGCGGCAGGAAACGCATCACTGCCGCCGGGGCCATTACCTCCCGGTTCAGGAGCAGCCGATCGGCACGCCACTCCGCCCcattcctgagagagagagagagagagagagagagagagaggaggatgaACACAAACAGAGATAAtcagacacccacacacacattaggggtcaggggtcacccGTACTTGAGGAAGACGCCCTTGCTATGCCGTCGGGCCTCGCGGTGGGCGGCCCAGGGCTGTAGCAGCATGCGGCGGGGGTGCAGCCCCTCGGCCCGGAATAGCTCCCCGATATCTCCCGGCAACAGGATGTTCACACACTCCTGAGAGCCCAGTCgctccctgagagagagaaagagagagagagaaggatcactgagagacaggaggggtggacacagagagaaccggcgctgtggtcactgagagacaggagaggtggacacacagAGGACCAGCGCTGCGGTCactgagagaggagaggtggacacagagaggaccggtgctgcggtcactgagagacaggagaggtggacacacagAGGACCAGCGCTGCGGTCactgagagaggagaggtggacacagagaggaccggtgctgtggtcactgagagaggagaggtggacacagagaggaccggtgctgcggtcactgagagacaggagaggtggacacacagAGGACCAGCGCTGCGGTCactgagagaggagaggtggacacagagaggaccggtgctgtggtcactgagagacaggagaggtggacacagagaggattggcactgtggtcactgagagacaggagaggtggacacagaaaGGACCGGCGCtgcggtcactgagagacaggagaggtggacacacagAGGACCGGCGCTGCAGTCACTGTGAAACAGGAGAGgttggacacagagaggaccagTGCTGTGGTCAtagagagaggagaggtggacacagagacgcactcaGTCAGTATGTCGGTGTGTCAGTGTACCTGTATATGGGCCCCAGGGTGTTGAAGGTGCTCTCCATGTGGGTGTGCAGGGAGCTGAAGGTCTTGTTCTTCCAGTATCTCAGCAGGGTGACCCAGCCGCTGGAGCCGGTGCTGGGGATGTCCTCGAAGCTGCGTACTGCCCCCTGGGGCCCCCCCACAGACACGgacagcgagcggcaacaccgcaGCTGCGCAGACACTCGGCTGGCTGGACTCTGCATGTCGCCCTCACTCTGCCAGCGCCTTGTGATCTCCTATCACGTCTGCGCTCTTGTTTGTCCTCCctccgtctctgtctctcttactTTAATTCTgaaccgtctctctctctcactgaccagaacacactgagacacactgcgacacactgacacactaacatgcaaatttaaattcaaattccCCAACACTCACTAACCCACTGACACTCTCCTTCACTgtcactgtctgtctctctccctcctttggAATAAATTTTCAATCTTTTATTCAGTttcttcactctctctctctctctctctccgtctcccgtGTTCAATCacttcctctctcacctcagttTCTTTTTCTCCCCAACGTCAAGTTGTTCTCTCACCCTCCTCGATCCCCCTGCTCTGTTGTTTCTCAAATCTCTCCTCTTGTTTGTCTTCCTTCTCCCTTGctctctcctctcactctctcagtctGGACTCAGGAGATCCCCCTGCctgacccctctctctctctctctctcctcctcctcctctctcctccctctcaccATCACAAGGCCACAGAACCATAAATCACTTAAAACACAacctgcttatttatttttccaagaagTCTCCCTCTTGCTCTGTCCACGTCTCTCCCATAATTTATCCCTGAAGGTTGTAtccccccgacacacacacacacagccccccaatGGTGGGTCAAAGTTCAAGAGAAGAACAAAAACCACAGAATAGCCTCCAGATTAAATTCCCTGAGAAACTGACAGACTGAccgactgatacactgactgaaagACTGACTGATACATGGACACTGATTGATAttttcacactcacacacacacacacacagaaagacagagTAGCTGTATAAGCATACATCTTTATTGTAAAACAGCTGCATAGCAGTGAACCGAAAACATCATCCAGTCACGTACTAATCAAttcatataaacatatattataaatagatgatAGGAGAGATTACAGGATTCTTACATAACCATAGAGCGAGAGGCCAAGGTACCAAAATTGGTGAATCATTTGGAACAAACAGCTCATTAAATCTAAATACACatatccaataataataataataataataataataataataataataataataaatttggCTTATGCTTATGTAGGTATAGAGTATATAAAaccgaaaagaaaaaaaaaaattacaaagatAAGAAAAAAGCAATAATCAGGGGCCCCATCGTGGAGGAGGAAAAGAGGAGAGATGCGGGGTGTGCGTGGCGTGTGGGTCACATGACGGCGCACTGCTTGTTGGGCGTCTGTGTGCCGCTGTGCAGCCCATCCAGGCTGAGCCCCTGGAAGGAGCCAAAGAAGCTGAAGCCACCGTCCTCAGGGGGAGCCACCTTGGGCCGGACCACTGCTGCCAGCTCATGGGGGAGAACCACCTTGCCCCCCACTGCCTTTACATGACTGGCATCTTTTGagttctgagagagagagagtgagagaagagATACAGATACTGCAtatgatacacacacagagtgacacagacacacacagacacagagtgacagagagacacagacacatagagacacacagagtgacagacagagacacagagtgacacagacagacagagacacacagattgacacagagacgcacagagtgacacagagagacacagagagagagacagagtgacagACACAGAGTGACAGAGAGCGAGACACAtagtgacacagacacacagagagatgcacagagaaacacagaaacacagagtgacagacacacacacacacagacgcgcagagtgacacagagagacacagagacacacagagtgacacagacagaaagacacaaagagtgacgcacacagtgacacagagaCCTCTGACCTTTGCCAGCTGGTATTTCTGTCTGAAGTGTGACCTCATGGCAGCTCTCTGGGCGTTCTTCTGGGCGCACAGCCCCTCTCGCCTCTGTCTGCGCAACACAAGCACAACACCActgtcacacagcacagcacagcacagcagtcACTCAACAACCCCCCGTCTCCCCGGTCGGTGGCGGTGCTGACCTCTCCTGCTCCAGCTCTTTCTGGTAGCTGCGCAGTTCCTTGGTGGTCCTGCAGGGGGTCATCCTGGGGGGGGCGCTGCGGCAATGCTCCTCCCCCCCCTCCACTGACACGCAGCAGGACAGCTGCCTCAGGGGCCCCCCCAGCGCCGCCTTCACCATCGACCCCATCACTGACACACAGGGACTGACGCACAACGACaggacagacagacgcacacgtGCATGCGCTACACACGACACggctgaggagagagagagagagagagaggaggaatgTTTTGAGGTGTCAGTGGGGTCAGCTCATCAATTGATCTTTTTATTCTCTCTATAACTTTCTGactgactaacacacacactgagggatataatacaaataataaaagaatacaattaataaaaacatcttatatTGAACAAGTCATTCAGGGCTAATGACTGACtaactcactgacacactgaaggaCACACTGAGAGATAAATCACGCAGGGCTTACTGTGCCATAAAGACAACTCTCTACAGACTCAACCCCCCAACAAGGATTTGGCTAATAATTGTTGGTAGCATCACCCAACCAATTCTTCATCATGGCAGGAGAATCTGGGCCCCACATATGAAAATAAACTCTAAAACTTGGGATAACACTAAAAATTAAACTTGACCCAAGTTCAGAGAGCCCTGAGAAAGACCCCCTGGGCCGGCTGGCACCCAAACATCACCCCCAACCAAACCACAACAAAAATTCGAACACTGAAAaaggtggagggagagagagggagaggggcgggTGTTACCTGTGCCAGTGAGAGGAGAAGAGGCTCTGGTGATCAATTGCAGTCGATCGATTATTGATTATGGGCCGTTGTAGTGCTGGCAGCAACAGTTGTCATCAGAGGGTATTAGTAGGAGCAGCAGAAGTTGCATTTAGTCAATAGTAGCGGTGGAGTAGTGGCGCTCCTGGCAGCAGTGTGTGGGGGACGGCGGCGGCTGTGCAGACTGTGGCTCGGGTAGACACACACCGGGGACTTAAACACAACACCACCCCCCCCGCCCCAGGTATTAGCGTAATAAAGACAATCCTGTTAGCTCAGCGCAAATCCCCACgtgccgagagagagagagagagagagagagagagagagagtctgtaaATCTGTTAAACTTTTTTAAAAGCATAACGTGTGTGCAACGACTTTGTGTGTCGTTCCCATCGCCCTGGTCCCGAGCGCTGGGCCTGTTTGATGGAATTGGGGAagcaggagaggggaggagagagagagagggatcagATCAGGACTGATAGAGATGacgagacagaaagagaggtgGACAGGAGGGTGTATGTGAGggcaaaagagaagaaaaacagatgagagagagatatgAGGGTAGGAAGGGGCAGAAacttacacactcactcatacacttatacagtggctctcaaaagtattcaccccctgaCTTCTCCACATCTCCTTGTGTTACAAtattaaatcagaatggatcTAATTGGGAGAttgtgccactgatcaacacagaaaatatccatgtcaatctgcaaattgttctcaattaaacagaaaataattgaatgcataactattcaccctgttttgtgaatatttagtagaggcacctttggcagcaattacagccttgagTCTATgtgggtaagtctctaccagctggACACAGCAACTGTTGGTCAttattctttgcaaaattgctcaagttccatcaagttggatggggatcttaagtgaacagcaatgttcaactctttccacatattctcaattgtattgcggtccgggctttgactgggccactccaggacattgaccttttgaTCCATATTGCCTCCTATCTTAACACAGTTTCCACGTACTgacgcagagaagcatccccatagcccatgctgcaccaccatgcttcagtgtatagatggtgttctcaggatgatgtgcgctATTAGGCTTGCCCCAAACATAGCGCTTAGTGTTTAGGCCAAACAACTGTATTTTGGTCTCAACAGACCATAGTCTCCCACATGCCCTCTGGCAAACTGTagcagagatttatttttttactctcACATAATTCCACTTTTGTCTttcatcttcatgatgtagtttttttgttaggaatagtactaaccaactgtgggactgcccagagacaggtgtatttaacctaaaatcatgtgacacaccttaattgcacagaggtggactccattcaactaattacgtgacttctaaagacaattggtttcaccacagctcaggagtgtcatagcaaaggggtgattacttatgtattcaattcctttgttttgtatttgtaattaatttagaacaatttgcagattatatttttcactttctgtgttgatcagtggcaaaaactcctgattaaatccattctgatttcatgttttaacacaatgaaatatggaaaagtccaagggggggttaatacttttgagagccactgtgtatacacacacacacaggcagtgtttgtgtgtgcacgcaagcgagtgtgtcagtgtttgcacATCTTGCGCAGTGAAGGTCTTGGGGGCCCAAAAACAACACCGCAGCCCTGGAGCCTGACAACGGAGGCCACCACAATTAATGATGGAGCGGAGAGAAGAGACAGGGGAGTGGGCACCCTCTCACTGTGGGCGGGGCTGTTGTGACTAATTGGCTTGGAGACAAACATGAGAGAGTCTGGACAATCTGTTGAGGAGACTAAGGGCTTCCAGGGGATCACTgaagagacacacgcacagggACACACCCCCCCCACTCACACACGGGCTCAGTGTGGTCGTGCCAGTGATCTAAGCCACTCCCGCAGCCAGGCGACGTGCACGGTCGCCCGGGCGGCAGACGCACGGCCCGGAGACAGCTGGCGGCTCCGGCCGGCTGTGCGGTCAGTGGCCCTGGCTCGCGCTGACGGCTGCCGTTGCCAGGGTGACGCAGGCAGGCCAGCGGGCAGGCGTCACGGCAGCAGCAGGTGCAGCAGCTTCCCCTCTCGTCAGCACTGCTCGGATTCACCCAGATCATCTGCGAGGGATTTCCActgcagcgtgtgtgtgtgtgtgtgtgtgtgtgtgtgtgtggggggatcAGTGCACAGTGCTGTAGTGTTAcaatgtcagtcagtcagtcagtcagtgtgtcagtcagagtGTTAGATAGTCAGTGTCAGTCaaccagtcagtgtgtcagacagTTATTGTCAGTCAACCAGTGtgtcagccagtcagtcagtagcCCCGACCCACTAGTTCAGTataaagatgtttttattataaaactCAACATTTTGAAGAGAACATCAGACAAAAGGGCGTTCACCTTGACCACCCCCCGCGCCAAACCGCCTCTCCCTCACACATTCAATcactgctcctgctcctgcccCTCCCTCCACAAAACATATCCATAACAATTCATCACTACAGAGTAACCAGAGCTGGGGGTGGGAGAGAGGCAGAGGTGATTTGGGAGTGAGGAGGGATCAGGAGATTTATTCAGGAGaacgaaaacaaacaaacaaagtaacATTGGCCATATGGgggcaggggaaaaaaaaatatacaagtcAGTTTTCCTACGATCTCATCGGCACTCCGTCCGACTgataatacacaatataaacaAAGCCCAGACCACATTTACACTGGCTCACTATGTACAACGGTACTTTACAGAGGTTTGAACTTGCCCTGGGGGGGACGGGGGGATGACGACAACAACAAAGCCTGTCAACGGAGGACAGAGAGAAATGGGTTCAactgaaggtgtgtgtgtgtgtgtctgatttATATACTGTGCTCACCCAATCAGCTACAAGTACCTAGGTGGGTATCCAATCAGGGAGCACGCAGTAAGCCCCTCCCCTTACGGACTGGAGTGAGAGGTCTTGTCTAAAGGGGAGGGCTGTGCAAGCTGTCAATTGATACCAGAACGGCCAATGAACAGCGAG
It contains:
- the cyp11c1 gene encoding cytochrome P450 11C1, coding for MQSPASRVSAQLRCCRSLSVSVGGPQGAVRSFEDIPSTGSSGWVTLLRYWKNKTFSSLHTHMESTFNTLGPIYRERLGSQECVNILLPGDIGELFRAEGLHPRRMLLQPWAAHREARRHSKGVFLKNGAEWRADRLLLNREVMAPAAVMRFLPQLAEVAGDFASRLRGRVEREGRGAQLTLDLSPDLFRYALESICMVLYGERIGLLSDPPSPEAQRFIWAVERMLETTSPLLYLPPPLLPLLAGPLWREHLAAWDHIFTHADTRIQRGYQRLKMGGGGGHYQGVLGELLGGGQLSLELIKANITELMVGGVDTTAVPLQFALFELARNPGVQEAVRAQAQGSYARAGGHAAQTLQGVPLLKGTVKETLRLYPVGITVQRYPIRDVVLQNYHIPAGTLVQACLYPLGHSERVFPDPARFDPGRWAGGYGATAGDGTRGDGSAFRSLAFGFGARQCVGRRIAENEMQLLLLHILLNFRLDVSSRADIDTKYTLILQPKRPPLITFTLL
- the LOC136767412 gene encoding complexin-3, whose product is MGSMVKAALGGPLRQLSCCVSVEGGEEHCRSAPPRMTPCRTTKELRSYQKELEQERQRREGLCAQKNAQRAAMRSHFRQKYQLAKNSKDASHVKAVGGKVVLPHELAAVVRPKVAPPEDGGFSFFGSFQGLSLDGLHSGTQTPNKQCAVM